Within Mytilus edulis chromosome 10, xbMytEdul2.2, whole genome shotgun sequence, the genomic segment ctggtgtaagtatgtttaatgatatgaacgaagcgttgttttactatacatgtacttatttacatggtaagaggacaaaatgaattgaccaagagcagaaaacattttttaatttcacataaaaCCTAAAACTATCTTAATACAAACAGTTGGATCCCCCTCccacatctttggttgaaacaccatttaaaaatggctggatctgcccctggtatgtacccataggtagtctagtggatagtttatatgcatgaaatatttatcacTGGACATAGGCaaccaattatcgaccaatttatgactaaatatatcaaattgctttattaataatatcccttcaaaagattcatggttgactctttttgtgtacaaagtaattgcatggaagataaaggattacaaattttagattgagttgtactttaatcaaggtataaagcaccattattattactctttatttaaatgaaagaaacttttttaattgtcaaaacaaaatttagatcaaaagattgattagtaggatgttaaaaatctttttgaaaactaattacaaactatttagttaaatttggaacacatcatttatttcaaaatagccagtagcaatttttgctctaatatcttgattacaatacaatgaaatcttacccttgtgTTTATTCAagcgtagttacttagtacacggaaaaagtatgtactatgaaaattagaaggtaaattcaagcaatttgattggacgagaagttgtaagtatgtgctaaaaaaaatttcttctttgtttttcatttcagaatatacaaatataataatttacaaagtaCTCACTCGCACAACGGCTCTTCGGTTGTTCATGGTTAAAGTAACTAAAGTACGAAAAGATGTCggcaaaaaaaaaacgttaagcAAGATAATTCAATAGCAGTACTTTTCTGATGATGTGGGTACATAAAGGATTTTCTTTTCAGAAAGACGATGTTCCCACATGTTTTAATAAAACTGCGTTTCAGGGGTAAACTCATGTCACATCACTTTGATCTGTTGTTTATTATTGAATCAAACGTACGAAAATACCtagggcataatgctatagattaatacttttacattttctgttgcaactagtttgaggttaaatcttactTTGACTGGACTATAGCACTCTTACAACATCTTCTTAAATTAACAAATTAGAGTGGTATCCAGAAAAAGTTACGAACTAAATATGGGATTTGGGAATATATAGGTTAACCAATTCCCTATCTTGAgagttaacaaaaaaataaacaaaagtagtgaaacatttattttgtatactTTAACCTTATCTCATTCTCCTACGTAATATCCAGAAATATGAGAATAGTCTACACCAACCATTTGCTGAGAGGTAGAGGTCCCATGGGTCAAATACACGCTGTCGCCTTCTTTGAGCTCCAGGACTGGATTGGCAGTTTCCGTCCCACCATGGATTTTCGATCCATACAGCCTCATTATAGATTTTCCATTTATAGACACAGCCATATGCAACGCACCTCCATTGTTCGACATTATTGTGAAAGAAAACTGATACAGACCAGACTTTGGAGCAGTAAACTTTCCTGTTTTCGGATCATAACCATTACCACGATTCAAAAGTACGTTATCAAACTTAGCAACGTCATTATTTCCGCTCAACGTCAGGGGGTGGGTATTAAGAGTTGCTGTGAAGGCGGGTCTATTGTTTCCACCTGAAATGGACAGagatgtaaacaattatattGCAGTTAGAAGGAGGAATGTTCCCTCAAATGAAACATTATAAACATACttttaactgttaaaaaatgCATTGTGTGAAAAGAAAAGACATCAATTTAAAAAGCTGAATTCAAACTAGTATTAACACGAATAGGTTAACATACACTGAACGGAAAAatatctatgacacaatgtaaatacaaaatctataaaataaaataaggggtTAAATGTTAAACAACTTCAGAAAAACAATCATAGTCTTGAACAAAATTCCGCCAAATAGAATAACGACACagctaaatgaaaataatgtttttgtaaggtgtacagtcatatacggatttttttttttaaatatgaaatgtttttttttttcatttctaaacaACTCCTTCACCTCTATGATATCAATAGATGACATTTGGCCAAATCGATTGTGTAACATAAAAggttacaaaaaataacaaaaacaataccATTAAGGACAATATCTCCTTTAAGAGTAATAgaacattttggtcatttgaaCTATTTGTAGATcgtaatttgctgaacattattgctatgtACAGTCTCTAAATTTTTACTATTAACGATAATAACAAAACACTACAAActttctttaaaattacaaattcagggacagcaacacAACAACAGGTTTTCTgtttcgtctgaaaatttcatgacAGATAGGTCTAAACATGGACATTTTCGCCCAATTTCCAAGATGCTCTAAATGTTATctagtttaaaagagggacgaaagataccaaagggacagtctaactcataaatctaaaacaaaccgacaacgccatggctaaaaattaaaaagacagacaaacaacagcacacataacacaacatagaaatctaaagaataaacaacacgaaccccaccaaaaaactagacATAAGCCAACAACTGCATTTAACCCTTATGTTCTATCTTTAGCCATGCAAACACTATTGATTTGCGGCAGGCTCATTGTACACATTTTTAACTAGAAAGCCTATTAATTATTGTggaaaagtttggttaaatttggcactgTAGTCTtcgagaagatttttgtaaaagtttgtgaacgacgatgacggacgccaagtgaggAGAAAAGTCCACTTGGCCcaatgggccaggtgagctacaCATTTAATCTGAAAAATATGTTAGTGCAATGATCGCTCATATGATGTAACGAATATGAAATTGTCCGCTTACATCAGTTGAtaacattaatgaaaaaaaataatgaaggaatgactgtaatattttttctgtctatgaaaaaataacataaactagatatcattgagatgggagtcatctctgtgggccccgctgtgaataatgtgcattaataaattgtatctttaccataggacatggttttgtcaactgaaatcaaagtttttgacctggacctttgacctaggaagttgtaaataaattatgacacaccctttggtgttggtttataaacatgtcaagtataaactctgaaatgataacggttctcaagatatagagcggacacgatctttaccataggacacggggttgtcaactgaaaccaaagtttttgaccttgacctttgacctaggaagttgcacataagttatgacacaccctttggtgttggtttatatacatgtcaagtataaactttgaaatgataatggttctcaagatgtagagcggacacgatctttaccataggacatggggttgtcaactgaaactaaagttttttaccttgacctttgacctaggaagttgtacataaattatgacacaccctctggtgttggttcatatacatgtcaagtataaactttgaaatcataacggttctcaagatatagagcggacacgatcttcaccacaggacacagggttgtcaactgaaaccaaaggttttttaccttgacctttgacctaggaagttgtacatacatcatgacacgccctctggtggtggttaataaacatgtaaagtataaagtatgaaatcataatggttctctagatatggagcggacacaaaattattacaaagtgttacggacggacagactgatcactatagggcgacccgcctttgtCGGGGCCCTAAtgatttggtgcacactgaataacgcgcgtagcgggttattaaacagggtgcaccacattttttatgttacaaATGTAATTCGAATAGACATAAAAAATATCACAGTCAtctcttataatttaattctaaattccattttaaaccgtacaAATCCaagaaaaaacgttgatgacgtcactgtgacatgactaaattatgaatatgggctgataacaaaattacGTCAGCCAAattagaagacgcgttacatccaaaattaaattatttgacgATATACTCAATTTATATTGAAACTAAAACTTAGATTTAGATGTTTACAAATCTGTTAAATAAGTtattgttttattacaatttaaacGATTTAAGGTAAATTAATCTTTCATCTTCATTACATTAACACTGAACAGAAGcaaaatagaatcatattcaacaTAATCTGttccagtcaatgggataattgaGGTcttcaatcaatggccacagccacactgttttgaatatgattctataaacAATCAAGTTTTCCTTTgtgcaatttttataaaaataaaatgtcttaAATTCTGGTAGTTACATAAACGGTACTAATTTACTGTTACAGACACGCAATTTTAAAAGTATCTTTAGATTTGTTACAGATATAACACATTTACTTGAACCTAACAAACGTTGAAgggcttataaaaaaaatatctttattaaaGCCAATCGGGACAAGGAATGAGAGCATTGCATGAGGAAGATGTATTCcttaatttcaaaaattgtataaTGTTACAAcaaatttcaatattatatatCTGTATTTTCAGGCCAGTACCGATGTACTTGGTTCTGGGCTGGGGACTAATACATGTAGTAACATGGGATATATCATTAAAGATTTGTCATGTGTATCGTAAGTTCGTAAGTAACTACACAGCTTGCCAATTGCTGTCTACTAGATGTTATCATCAATGGAAGTGGGTTGTGGTtataaagcatttttttctttccatatacatagtgtatacatatatatacatctttttttaaataattacattagatgtatgtttcattataatattttattctgattggctaactgcacatcacgtgttattccgtaaacagttgcattgctcaatacaacttttcactcatgataacacgtgctccaacattAAAGTGCACaagtgaattaaataataaaatatataaaattcgtgttttcataatcatagctaaaaaatgtaattataagtattgaatgcttctttttgtaacgttatagggttgtaaaagcgttgaccgtgcgtacatttttagaatgaagcgcggaaatacaaaatgtacttcggtcaacgcttttacaccccaataaatttacaaaaagaagcattcaattcttaaacaaaatacaaacaaattcCTACCGATGACGTATATGTTACTGTAAACTATATTAATTGACTCcttaacaataaacaaatagGATACAAATTTATCATAAATACGGATCTTTATAAAGCAATCCTACCTTGCTCTTGTTTTAAAATTAACTCTTGTAATGCCTTGTTAGAGTTAACTTTAAAGAGATCCACAATCTGATTATACGAGGAATTCAATCTTTTCTGCTCTTTGTGAAGAGTAGAATGCATTAATTCTTTAACACTTTCCCTTTTCTCTTCGGCTTcagtaaacaattttattttcgaaGACAAAGATTCCAATAGAGTATTAATCTGGTCTCCATAAAAAACAGTTTCATTACTAGCCTGAGTTTTAAATTGTTGAACAATGTCCTGATACGATTTATTAAATTGCGTTTGCTCTTGTAGCTGGGCATCTTGTATTGATTGAACAAATGTCTCTGTCTGTTTCTTAACAATTTTCATTTCATCAAATTTAGAAGTAATTGAATTTTCCCACATGTTCATTTTCTCCTCGACGTTTTGCATCGTATGCTCCAACCGCACAAGTTTTTCCAATACTTTTTCCTCAAAATGAAATTTCGAACAAGTTAGTGAAGATTCGAATTCGGACCCAATCGAACTTGCTAAAGCCCATGCAAACGATAAGCTAAGAAAACTGATAAGGGTTCGACCAAAATCCATATTTCTGACACTTCTCTTCCTctctttttcaaaatgtttgcaaAACTCTAGTTTATATAGTTTACGAAGCTGTGGTATATAATCTGAACTGATAACTGGCACCATGAATTATATTCAATTAAAAGTTTAATTATACTGACTACAGATGGGTTTGTTGTATGAATTAGCCCCCGAACTTGCTTTGATTGGATCGTTAATCATTTTGAAGCTACATAAACAACTACTTAGTATAACGAATGACTCTTCAGATGAAATTGTATTTCAAGACATATCAAAATAATCAATGTGCTCAATATCATTTTAACTATCGTTATTGtagtttttatatatacaaagaaAACAGGACCACCTAAGTTGATACACATCATACTTACCTCAGTTGGAACACCCAAAGTAAAAACAGGGAATGATTCTGAAGATCTTAGCaaataaatattgcaaaaaatagTTAATTCTTCTATGAGTACGTAAAGAAAATTGCATGTGTCATgatgcgcttttctggattaaacTTCATCACTTAGCTcaaagcaaaatattttaaaaccaaaacTGCATACGGACCAAAATAAAAACGTTTGAAGACGTATAAaccaaaaaaaagaaatccctaCAAATAGCCAAATCCCTCAATTACCAACTTTACCtgaaggagttgaaaccttagtttctgtATAATTGCAAAATTGATGAACGGCCAATTTTAGatagtttgttataaatcatgtcagtaccgaagtgcTGATGAAACATGTACCCGTAGAGACTGATAATCCACCAGCAGAGATATCGACTCCGTGCTTTGAAAAAATAAACCAACACGTTATAAATGTCGTGTATCCGGAGCGCTTTTACGGATttacagtacagcctgtgacatTCTCTTaattatgtccaccctcttgcatggtcaacatccaatggtggccatttattggggtattcaatcttgaaATGTTGGTCATTTATTGGGGTCATAAAACATGTTGGTGTTTTATCTAATAATGTTACCTGTTGTAATCAACCAGGGTTGAAGTTTTCAACTtgtatgtttctttaaaatttacctgtacaggtaacttaGATTTCTTTCAAAACtgacatttcaccttttttttttaaatgtagaataAGACATTGTGTTTTAGTCTTTGTTAATTAATAAGATTTAATCATTCagcattaaatcaatttaataaattgagAGTATCGTCTGCTAAACTAGAGttaacttttctttaattttgacggACTTAAGCGTCTTTTGTTAATCTACATTTTTCATAAGCGGTTTTCCCgcttttatttggtataaaattgCATGCTTTTCGTGATTTGTTCATTGCGTGATTTGAACTCTGAAGGAACACAAAAACCCACCCTTTCCAACcctttagaatattttttctgctgtttgttgtatattttcagaTATTGCCAAAAGAAGCGTCATGGATTGGACAGAATGTTTACTGAATACAAAGTTTTACTGAAGGGATGAATTTATCACAGTTGGCGTCTGGTAGCCCAGTTGCCATTTGGAGATAAAATATGATGGATGCCCTTCAATGTTTTTATCTTGGACAGTAATGAGAAATTGTCAATGAATGCAAATTCGTTGGCCGGTTGATACATAGTTGAACTGTCCTaataaatccatgacaaaaaattgccaaaattcaaacttactatttgttgttttttattatgatcaTATATTAGTGGTCTTGcaatttgttcacatttgtatAACGAAGGTAATCTGGAGTCGTTGGAAATATTACGAGGGATTTCAACGAATTTGGGTTATCTTTTATCTGGTATATCGTATTCTTATTTGACTTCTGTTGGTTTCTTtcgaatatttaataaatattatttttgatttttctgtcttttgaatttattcaaatttatttttttatttgtttttattcatttttgtatgattttgtttcttattctttcaATGTCTTCTTAGTAAGAATCTAGAGaagcaaaaagacaaaaatgtcaaagataaagttattgactagcatttgaaGGACAAcagactttaattttatttttttaaagtaaaaaaaataattaatgtacATGATATTCAttgtattaattgttatttgcattatttaatgaattttcactaataataactaataatccagcaaatgatattttaaaagaaaccatGAAGGAAGTAATTTTTAGCAAGCctgtttcttaacaaaataaaatgatcagACAATATCAATCctcttataataaatttttacTTGAATatacccgcgaaatcgcgggaatTTAGAACCTGCTTAAAAGTATGTAatctgttgtaggatgattttttgtaaaaagattttAAGAGTGGATAATTAcaggaaaggtatcaaaagtatCTTAAACATGAACTGGTATCAATATAACGTTTTGCATTTTTCTTCACTTACGTTTTGTCATTAACTTCATTATGTAAAAATATGTGGGCTATGGAAGGTTTCTGAAGAATTAATAGTGTGTTCTTATGTGAAAAATGCATGAGGATGGAAAAGAGGAAAAACTGCGGAAATTAGTTTGACGTGACAGCTGACAAAGACAGGCCAATGGCCTGAAATTGTgactgtattgaaatgaatcaaTATTTACAATGAAATCCGTAAAATATTAGGTgaattccatttaaaaaatagATGTGAAATATGACAATTTATTTATTGAGTAGTCAATGATGGATAACGCCTTCATAAACTATGTTGTCTGTATAGTATTGTCCATCAAACAGAGAATCAGTAGCAGGTAAAATGGATATTGATTTAAAGTCTCTAACTCTTGAAAATGCAACATAGAGCTGGCCATGAGAGAAAACAGGTTTTGTTAGATCTAGTCCTATTTGTCCTAAAGTTTGTCCTTGAGCTTTGTTAATTGTAATGGAGAATGCTGGCCTAATAGGGAACTGACGTCGTTTTAGATTGAATGGAAGTCCTGCATCTGATGGGATTATGGTAATTCTTGGAAGGAAGACAGTGTCTC encodes:
- the LOC139492482 gene encoding uncharacterized protein, which codes for MVPVISSDYIPQLRKLYKLEFCKHFEKERKRSVRNMDFGRTLISFLSLSFAWALASSIGSEFESSLTCSKFHFEEKVLEKLVRLEHTMQNVEEKMNMWENSITSKFDEMKIVKKQTETFVQSIQDAQLQEQTQFNKSYQDIVQQFKTQASNETVFYGDQINTLLESLSSKIKLFTEAEEKRESVKELMHSTLHKEQKRLNSSYNQIVDLFKVNSNKALQELILKQEQGGNNRPAFTATLNTHPLTLSGNNDVAKFDNVLLNRGNGYDPKTGKFTAPKSGLYQFSFTIMSNNGGALHMAVSINGKSIMRLYGSKIHGGTETANPVLELKEGDSVYLTHGTSTSQQMVGVDYSHISGYYVGE